A region from the Candidatus Marsarchaeota archaeon genome encodes:
- a CDS encoding aminotransferase class I/II-fold pyridoxal phosphate-dependent enzyme: protein MDNILSKRSSWAQNSILEEAPIAEKIEAEGHKVIEINRGDPPVYFPTPKYMIDAYIRALKESKTMYSRAQGIRPLIEAIVRRYKTKYNVDLKENDIIVTAGVTEALAFVNTALINPGESAFIFRPYYNQYVTQLRLNGGIPVFDYYDENNGWDLNLDTVKAALDGLKRRGRIGRLKYMLITNPNNPTGTVLSKKVLEGIVDIANDYGIFLISDEIYDEIYYNNAKFTSISQLARGVPHMILNGASKDFDATGFRLGYAVIPEDDKKSSAIKGKMADLASVRLCVNTPAQYAFAAAMNNSKMHNREIKAMVKEIEKRVNSAVDILEENDFVHVVRPKGAFYILPRIDFKSLKIKDDREFVGKLLEEEHVMLSRGSGFGADSHVRVVALPPKNILDYAMNKINRFCKRYSK, encoded by the coding sequence ATGGACAATATACTGTCGAAAAGGAGTTCATGGGCGCAGAACTCGATACTTGAAGAAGCACCTATTGCTGAAAAGATAGAGGCCGAAGGCCACAAGGTGATAGAGATCAACAGGGGCGATCCTCCAGTATATTTTCCAACGCCTAAATACATGATAGACGCTTATATAAGGGCGCTGAAGGAATCGAAGACAATGTACAGCAGGGCCCAGGGCATAAGGCCGCTTATAGAAGCGATAGTGCGCAGGTATAAGACAAAGTACAATGTAGATTTAAAGGAGAATGATATCATAGTTACGGCCGGCGTGACTGAAGCACTGGCTTTCGTGAATACCGCATTGATAAATCCAGGGGAGAGTGCATTCATATTCAGACCTTATTACAACCAATATGTTACACAGCTAAGGCTGAATGGAGGAATCCCTGTCTTCGATTATTATGACGAGAATAACGGATGGGACCTGAATCTTGACACTGTGAAGGCTGCACTGGATGGGCTGAAAAGAAGGGGAAGGATAGGCAGGCTGAAATACATGCTTATAACAAACCCCAACAACCCTACCGGAACTGTGCTTTCAAAAAAGGTCCTTGAAGGGATCGTAGATATTGCAAACGACTATGGTATATTCCTGATAAGCGATGAGATATACGATGAGATATATTACAATAATGCAAAATTTACCAGCATCTCGCAGCTTGCAAGGGGAGTACCGCACATGATACTTAACGGCGCGTCAAAAGATTTCGACGCCACAGGGTTCAGGCTTGGTTACGCAGTTATTCCAGAAGACGACAAAAAGTCATCCGCCATAAAAGGCAAGATGGCAGATCTTGCAAGCGTAAGGCTTTGCGTGAACACGCCTGCGCAGTACGCATTTGCAGCTGCAATGAACAATTCAAAAATGCACAATCGTGAAATAAAGGCCATGGTAAAAGAAATAGAAAAGCGCGTAAATTCAGCGGTTGACATACTTGAGGAAAACGACTTTGTGCATGTTGTGAGGCCCAAAGGTGCATTCTACATACTGCCAAGGATCGATTTCAAATCATTGAAGATAAAGGACGATAGGGAATTCGTAGGGAAGCTGCTGGAAGAGGAGCATGTAATGCTAAGCAGGGGATCCGGTTTTGGCGCCGACTCGCATGTTCGCGTTGTGGCGCTTCCTCCAAAAAATATATTAGACTATGCAATGAATAAGATAAATCGCTTTTGCAAAAGGTACAGCAAATGA
- a CDS encoding DNA-directed DNA polymerase II small subunit, translating to MGEKTEVISGPLKDLTYALSKAGMLLAGDIDETVLKGVDPSILAYELIEGSRSSEALHIVTKDELSAIIERISAQKQPIKIEISRSAEYKPEAAEIDAIYKIRNRTAERTSGSVEGFVSYFRDRLEKMRAMLVQHTSSGQPLQNLGYLQSYASGRDVYIIGIVTRKVITKNNNILMELEDEEDFAKVIFMNGTSKEAQELYSNAGSIVNDEVLAVRGKISGPFVIANEIVWPDVPLKKRKEPEQDVGIAFLSDIHVGSKLFMEKSFTKMIKWLNGDCDSSQRKIAGSIKYLIISGDDADGIGIYPNQDRDLAVLDMYTQYKMLFDFLDAVPDYIHIFIMPGNHDAVQRAEPQPPLPEELIGDFKKDNVHIVSNPAYINVHGIEVLGYHGTSLDSIISAVPNNSYAKPEKAMVELLKRRHLSPIYGGNIIVPSKPDNLVIDVVPDILHMGHIHKNGLSEYHGVKIINSGTWQGRTDFQIRQGHIPTPCIMPVYMSADNSVRSIDFGQQ from the coding sequence ATGGGTGAAAAGACCGAAGTAATAAGCGGCCCGCTAAAGGACCTTACTTACGCCCTGTCAAAAGCAGGCATGCTCCTGGCTGGCGACATAGATGAAACCGTGCTTAAGGGCGTAGACCCAAGCATTCTTGCATATGAGCTCATAGAAGGCAGCAGGTCCAGCGAAGCATTGCACATAGTTACCAAGGACGAGCTCTCAGCCATAATAGAGAGGATCTCTGCGCAGAAGCAGCCGATAAAGATAGAAATAAGCAGGTCTGCGGAATATAAGCCAGAAGCTGCTGAGATAGATGCGATATACAAGATTAGGAACAGGACTGCAGAGAGGACAAGCGGCAGCGTCGAGGGCTTTGTATCCTATTTCAGGGACAGGCTTGAAAAGATGCGGGCCATGCTGGTGCAGCACACTTCTTCCGGGCAGCCGCTGCAGAACCTTGGCTACCTGCAAAGCTATGCCAGCGGCAGGGACGTATACATAATTGGCATAGTTACAAGAAAGGTTATCACAAAAAACAACAACATACTCATGGAGTTGGAGGACGAGGAGGATTTCGCAAAAGTCATATTCATGAATGGCACTTCGAAGGAGGCGCAGGAGCTTTACTCGAATGCAGGCTCGATAGTGAACGACGAGGTGCTTGCTGTTAGAGGCAAGATATCAGGGCCTTTCGTAATAGCCAACGAGATAGTGTGGCCGGATGTGCCTCTGAAGAAAAGAAAGGAACCAGAGCAGGATGTAGGGATAGCATTCCTTTCAGACATACATGTTGGAAGCAAGCTTTTCATGGAAAAGAGCTTTACCAAGATGATAAAGTGGCTGAACGGCGATTGCGATTCCAGCCAGCGCAAGATAGCAGGAAGCATAAAATACCTTATAATAAGCGGTGACGATGCCGATGGCATAGGAATTTACCCCAACCAGGACAGAGACCTTGCAGTGCTTGACATGTATACGCAGTACAAGATGCTATTCGATTTTCTGGACGCTGTGCCGGATTACATCCACATATTCATAATGCCAGGGAACCACGATGCTGTGCAGAGGGCTGAGCCCCAGCCTCCGCTTCCGGAAGAGCTGATAGGCGACTTCAAGAAGGACAATGTGCACATAGTCTCGAACCCAGCATACATAAACGTGCATGGAATAGAAGTCCTAGGCTATCACGGCACCTCTTTGGATTCGATAATAAGCGCAGTGCCGAACAACAGCTATGCGAAGCCAGAGAAAGCCATGGTGGAATTGCTGAAGAGGAGGCACTTATCGCCCATATACGGAGGCAACATCATAGTGCCTTCAAAGCCAGACAATCTTGTCATTGATGTGGTTCCAGACATACTGCACATGGGCCACATACATAAAAACGGGCTGAGCGAATACCACGGAGTTAAGATTATAAACAGCGGCACTTGGCAGGGCAGGACTGATTTCCAGATCAGGCAGGGCCATATACCGACCCCGTGCATAATGCCGGTATATATGTCTGCAGATAATTCCGTAAGGTCGATAGACTTCGGGCAGCAGTGA
- a CDS encoding endonuclease III has protein sequence MKEYKDKKEFLREALRRLKLRYKGEMHSTLSFANSWELLIATMLSAQSQDKQVNVVTSKLFKAYKTPYAFAKLRPAELYRYTRSLGLYRNKSKNIIKTARIIAERFGGSVPSSIDGLTSLPGVGRKTANVVLYNGFGKNSGIAIDTHCITVANRLGLVNTKSAVKIEDELMQIAKRDDWGDITHLFIALGRDVCRARDKRCAECVLNDICPSSTLKAME, from the coding sequence ATGAAAGAATACAAGGATAAGAAGGAATTCCTGAGAGAGGCGCTGCGCAGGCTGAAGCTCAGGTACAAGGGGGAAATGCACAGTACGCTCTCGTTTGCAAATAGCTGGGAGCTGCTTATAGCCACAATGCTGTCAGCACAATCGCAGGACAAGCAGGTGAATGTGGTGACCTCCAAGCTGTTCAAAGCGTACAAGACGCCTTACGCGTTTGCAAAGCTCAGGCCTGCAGAGCTTTACAGATACACGCGCTCGCTTGGATTGTACAGGAACAAGTCTAAAAACATAATAAAGACTGCGAGGATCATAGCTGAAAGGTTCGGCGGCAGCGTGCCATCAAGCATTGACGGCCTGACATCCTTGCCCGGCGTTGGCAGGAAAACGGCGAACGTTGTGCTGTACAACGGCTTTGGTAAGAATTCTGGAATTGCAATAGACACGCATTGCATTACTGTTGCAAACAGGCTTGGGCTGGTCAATACTAAAAGCGCAGTTAAGATAGAGGATGAGCTTATGCAAATCGCGAAGAGGGACGATTGGGGCGATATCACGCACCTATTCATTGCGCTTGGCAGGGATGTCTGCAGGGCAAGGGACAAGAGATGCGCCGAATGCGTTTTGAATGACATATGCCCGTCAAGCACATTGAAGGCGATGGAATGA
- the polX gene encoding DNA polymerase/3'-5' exonuclease PolX, which translates to MINKKIASMLAEIADMLSIEEKPTTRFEVRAYQNASMVIGSLEEDLGDLYKRAGLKGLMDIRGIGKGIASSIEEYIKTGRMSKYETLKKRFPIDFAGLTKIEGLGAKRIITLYRKLGVKNIDDLKKAINSHKVAELEGFGEKSEEMLKNGIEMLEKSKGRLLLGEALPAAEAIVSALLGSGLVGKAVICGSTRRMKETVGDIDVLAISDKPQQVMDMFTSMKEVESVVVKGPTKTTVWLDIGTTCDLRVIAPESFGAAVQYFTGSKEHNVEVRKIAISKGFKLNEYGLYDAKGGVISAIDERDIYARLGMDWMEPEMRENRGEIELAKEHRLPKLVALADLHGDLHAHTKETDGTNTLEEMVNAAIAKGFEYVNISNHTKSLRVAHGLDDKGFEQLFKRIDDLNSSLDGKIRIFKGAEVDILKSGALDLKPETLKKMDCVVAAVHSNFNMSQKEMTGRIVKALDSGMVHILAHPTGRIINEREPYDVDLRAVAESAERNNVALEINSFPSRLDLNDSSIFAIKGYKLKFAIDSDAHNISHFDYLRYGVGMARRGWLGKSDILNTMSLKAIEKALEAVS; encoded by the coding sequence ATGATAAACAAGAAAATTGCATCGATGCTTGCTGAAATAGCCGACATGCTTAGCATAGAGGAAAAGCCTACAACAAGGTTCGAAGTGCGGGCATACCAAAATGCATCAATGGTAATAGGTTCGCTTGAGGAGGACCTCGGTGACCTGTACAAAAGGGCTGGGCTGAAAGGGCTTATGGACATAAGGGGCATAGGCAAGGGCATCGCATCCAGCATAGAGGAATATATAAAGACCGGCCGCATGTCGAAGTATGAAACACTTAAAAAAAGGTTTCCAATAGACTTCGCCGGGCTTACGAAGATCGAGGGCCTTGGAGCAAAACGCATTATAACGCTGTACCGGAAGCTTGGCGTCAAGAACATCGATGACCTTAAGAAAGCCATAAATTCGCACAAGGTGGCTGAGCTCGAAGGCTTCGGCGAGAAGAGCGAAGAGATGCTTAAGAACGGCATAGAAATGCTTGAAAAATCAAAGGGCAGGCTTCTCTTGGGCGAGGCTCTGCCTGCAGCAGAAGCAATAGTAAGCGCGCTTCTGGGCTCTGGGCTTGTAGGAAAAGCAGTCATTTGCGGATCAACCAGGCGCATGAAGGAGACCGTAGGCGACATAGACGTACTTGCAATATCAGACAAGCCGCAGCAAGTAATGGACATGTTCACGTCAATGAAAGAAGTGGAAAGCGTAGTAGTCAAAGGCCCTACCAAGACGACTGTCTGGCTTGACATAGGCACGACATGCGACCTGCGCGTAATAGCGCCTGAGAGCTTTGGCGCTGCAGTGCAGTACTTTACCGGCAGCAAGGAGCACAACGTCGAAGTAAGGAAGATAGCGATATCAAAGGGGTTCAAGCTTAACGAGTACGGGCTGTATGACGCAAAGGGCGGCGTGATCTCTGCAATAGACGAGCGCGATATCTACGCAAGGCTCGGGATGGACTGGATGGAGCCTGAAATGCGCGAGAACCGTGGCGAAATAGAGCTTGCAAAGGAGCACAGGCTTCCGAAGCTTGTGGCGCTTGCAGACTTGCATGGGGACCTGCATGCGCACACTAAAGAGACTGACGGAACCAACACACTGGAGGAAATGGTCAATGCAGCAATTGCAAAGGGTTTCGAATACGTGAATATAAGCAACCATACCAAAAGCCTAAGGGTTGCGCACGGGCTTGATGACAAGGGCTTCGAGCAGCTCTTCAAGCGGATCGATGACCTGAACAGCAGCCTTGACGGGAAGATACGCATATTCAAGGGTGCAGAAGTCGACATATTGAAGAGCGGCGCCCTGGACCTTAAACCAGAAACTCTCAAAAAGATGGACTGCGTGGTAGCGGCAGTGCACTCTAACTTCAACATGAGCCAGAAGGAGATGACAGGAAGGATTGTAAAGGCCCTTGACAGCGGCATGGTCCACATACTGGCGCATCCTACAGGCAGGATAATAAACGAGCGCGAGCCTTACGATGTCGATCTTCGCGCCGTGGCAGAAAGCGCAGAGCGCAACAATGTTGCCCTAGAGATAAACTCGTTTCCAAGCAGGCTGGATTTGAACGACAGCAGCATATTTGCCATAAAAGGATACAAGCTCAAGTTTGCAATAGACTCCGATGCGCACAACATATCGCATTTCGATTACCTGCGCTATGGCGTAGGCATGGCACGCCGCGGCTGGCTAGGAAAAAGCGACATTCTCAACACCATGAGCCTCAAAGCGATAGAGAAGGCTTTGGAAGCAGTGTCATAG
- a CDS encoding response regulator produces the protein MVDFTGFANELYVILNERQQVSYSELKDMAFSRGISLDTLKGSLEQLENAKAIASRSRGGILTYYILQEPNSLRKVLIVEDDKNINKLMAISIGKGFEINQIYDGGEAIDFVKRNRPDLVILDIMLPNKDGLDICQTIKSDPSVSNTVVILVSAMDPTSNRFTGIKNGADYYIKKPFDPIELRSLVTLFLRKKGKRFDPLIDLPDEDRISAEIEHSLKEGEHYVIGTIRIDSLGTYAKRFGGNSGVVILRLISQLLQDIIKGKAESVFVGFLNSDEFVIAGMESDVAAAVKNIQQEFNAVLPFIVQDEGYRKPDLDLESLFESKEVPKLSLVYTPIEKEKLKERRNEILENKAASGVSEIGSYTYEELQKLFGREDLDIIITRDSNGVKLQVGKNADGSKIQ, from the coding sequence GCGTTCAGCAGAGGGATTTCGCTCGACACCCTAAAGGGCTCATTAGAGCAGCTTGAAAATGCAAAGGCGATAGCTTCGAGAAGCCGAGGCGGCATACTCACATATTACATATTGCAGGAGCCAAACTCTTTGCGTAAGGTCCTGATAGTTGAGGATGACAAGAACATAAACAAGCTCATGGCAATTTCAATAGGCAAGGGCTTTGAGATAAACCAGATATACGACGGCGGAGAGGCCATAGACTTCGTAAAGCGCAACAGGCCCGACCTTGTGATATTGGACATAATGCTCCCGAACAAGGACGGCCTGGACATATGCCAGACGATAAAGAGCGACCCATCGGTAAGCAATACAGTAGTTATACTGGTAAGCGCAATGGACCCAACGAGCAACAGGTTCACAGGTATAAAGAATGGTGCCGACTACTACATAAAGAAGCCATTCGACCCGATCGAGCTTAGGAGCCTTGTAACCCTTTTCCTGCGCAAAAAGGGCAAGCGCTTTGATCCGCTAATAGATTTGCCTGACGAGGACAGGATATCCGCGGAGATAGAGCATTCGCTAAAGGAGGGCGAGCATTACGTAATAGGCACCATAAGGATAGATAGCCTCGGCACTTATGCTAAGAGGTTCGGAGGGAACTCCGGCGTGGTAATACTCAGGCTGATATCGCAGCTGCTCCAGGACATAATAAAAGGGAAGGCAGAAAGCGTATTCGTAGGCTTCCTGAACAGCGACGAGTTCGTCATAGCAGGAATGGAAAGCGACGTCGCTGCTGCAGTCAAGAACATCCAGCAAGAATTCAATGCGGTTTTGCCTTTCATAGTCCAAGACGAAGGCTACAGGAAACCAGACCTTGACCTGGAAAGCCTTTTTGAATCCAAGGAGGTCCCGAAGCTCTCGCTAGTTTACACTCCAATAGAAAAGGAGAAGCTGAAAGAGCGCAGGAACGAAATACTCGAGAACAAGGCTGCATCAGGAGTTTCTGAAATAGGCTCGTACACGTATGAGGAGCTGCAAAAGCTTTTCGGAAGGGAGGACCTCGACATTATAATAACCAGGGATTCTAACGGGGTCAAGCTTCAGGTGGGAAAGAATGCGGATGGCAGCAAAATCCAGTAG
- a CDS encoding UPF0147 family protein has translation MPKKDEVAELIKQANAQMDMLINDTSVPKNVRTAISEAKAKLNEQGEYSVRASSAIYNLDAVSNDINLPPQARTIIWSVLSTLESIKE, from the coding sequence ATGCCAAAAAAAGACGAGGTAGCTGAATTGATAAAGCAGGCAAACGCGCAAATGGACATGCTGATAAACGATACAAGCGTACCCAAGAACGTAAGGACTGCAATCAGCGAAGCTAAGGCTAAGCTGAATGAGCAGGGGGAGTACAGCGTAAGGGCATCGTCAGCGATATACAATCTAGATGCGGTTAGCAACGACATAAACCTGCCGCCGCAGGCAAGGACAATAATATGGAGTGTGTTAAGCACTTTGGAATCTATAAAGGAATAA
- a CDS encoding DNA polymerase II large subunit: MDIDEYFSELKTNFDKAFDVATKARQKGFDPEEHVEITPAPDLASRVEGIMGIKGLADIIKQHSDGRTRQELAFEIVKELCTSDKFDAPTKERLTTAVRVGLAILTEGILVAPTEGMQGIELHKNSDGTDYAAILYAGPIRGAGGTAAALSVALADYGRKMLGIGEYKATKQEIDRYLEEIQIYNSRVARLQYLPPEEDIRIIFENCPVCIDGLASEQLEISIHRNVTRLDAGGKQQYISNKIRSGVCLVSCEGIAQKAKNVLKYTKNVGLDWSWLNQIIKVEKAQGTQQKTEKKDAVFLQELVAGRPIFAYPEHAGAFRLRYGRSRFSGIAAKGFSPATMQLLDKFIAIGTQLKVEKPGKGCVAVPVDSIEGPFVKLADGRAFRINDAREAVELEPMVKKILSVGDILITYGDFKKTNTPLLPTSYVEEYWFEQLKAAGYTKEEPKELSFKDAYGLSEKFNVPMHPKFIYDYADLSAQDLVHLMDAVVNAKIDHADASLFSVKRITIDGGAVQKSRELLERACIPHFDHMESIDIEGETAQSLLAAFGMERNGLLRDASAVRMPEENAEMQPIEIINSVSSFKVMKRSTKIGSRMGRPEKAKERLMKPAPNILYPIGEYGGKERSISKAYAIQSKKFGNPTIKVEMARHRCSKGGEYINSFYCEEHKARAEVVRKCKICGAFGPWTKCEKCGGDMSGSELKDIDIVAEVNKAVARLGIATLPKLVKGVKGLSNFDKLSEPLEKGILRSINGVYIFKDGTSRFDATDVPITHFYPEEIGTDVETLRSLGYTEDYSGMKLEDKSQLVELMHQDVILNRRGGEYFLKVANFIDQLLEKFYGLEPFYNAKNMGDLVGQYVITLSPHTSAGVLARIIGFTDASVGFAHPYLVSARRRNCDGDEDTTMLLVDALINFSKRYMPTTVGGTMDAPLILTVNVKPEEVDDEVHSMEVVERYGLDFYDKTFSYPAPGEVKVEVVADRLGKDSAYKGINFTHLASAEALVDAPKRSSYTTLKSMVEKIDVQFSLMDKLYSIDKRDTARRLILSHFIPDLMGNLHSYSRQGFRCVSCNAKYRRVPIKGKCTKCGGKLLLTISKGSIEKYLSTAMDLADRYELEPYIKQRIILLKEEIESVFGNIGAVRDQKQFNLTQYL; encoded by the coding sequence ATGGATATCGATGAATATTTCAGCGAACTGAAAACAAATTTCGACAAGGCTTTCGACGTAGCGACAAAGGCAAGGCAAAAAGGCTTCGATCCGGAGGAGCACGTCGAAATAACCCCTGCCCCGGACCTTGCTTCAAGGGTTGAGGGAATAATGGGGATAAAGGGCCTTGCTGACATAATAAAGCAGCATTCGGATGGCAGGACCAGGCAGGAGCTCGCTTTCGAGATTGTGAAGGAGCTATGCACAAGCGACAAGTTTGATGCACCGACGAAAGAGAGGCTGACGACTGCGGTGAGGGTAGGGCTGGCCATATTGACGGAAGGCATACTTGTGGCTCCGACGGAGGGAATGCAGGGCATTGAGCTGCACAAGAACAGCGACGGCACGGATTATGCAGCCATACTTTATGCAGGGCCGATAAGGGGCGCCGGAGGCACTGCTGCAGCGCTCTCGGTAGCACTGGCTGATTATGGCAGAAAAATGCTTGGAATAGGCGAATACAAGGCGACAAAGCAGGAGATAGATAGGTACCTGGAGGAGATTCAGATCTATAACTCCAGGGTAGCGCGCCTCCAATACCTGCCGCCTGAAGAGGATATAAGGATAATCTTCGAAAACTGCCCGGTGTGCATAGACGGGCTTGCATCTGAGCAGCTGGAAATAAGCATACACAGGAATGTGACAAGGTTGGATGCAGGCGGCAAGCAGCAGTACATATCCAACAAGATAAGGAGCGGCGTCTGCCTGGTCAGCTGCGAGGGCATAGCCCAGAAAGCAAAGAACGTGCTGAAGTATACCAAAAACGTAGGCCTGGACTGGTCATGGCTTAACCAGATCATAAAGGTGGAAAAGGCGCAGGGCACGCAGCAGAAAACAGAAAAGAAGGATGCAGTATTTTTGCAGGAGCTTGTGGCTGGTAGGCCGATATTCGCTTATCCTGAACATGCTGGCGCGTTCAGGCTCAGATACGGAAGGTCGAGATTTAGCGGCATCGCTGCGAAAGGCTTCAGCCCTGCGACGATGCAGCTTCTTGACAAGTTCATAGCCATAGGCACACAGCTTAAAGTCGAAAAGCCAGGCAAGGGCTGCGTAGCTGTGCCTGTCGACTCGATAGAGGGACCCTTTGTCAAGCTTGCTGATGGCAGGGCATTCAGGATAAACGACGCAAGAGAAGCGGTTGAGCTGGAGCCGATGGTAAAGAAGATACTTTCTGTGGGAGACATACTGATAACATATGGAGATTTCAAGAAGACGAATACGCCGCTGCTTCCGACCAGCTACGTAGAGGAGTACTGGTTCGAGCAGCTCAAGGCAGCAGGCTACACAAAAGAGGAGCCAAAGGAGCTTAGCTTCAAAGATGCTTACGGCCTGTCTGAAAAATTCAATGTGCCTATGCATCCAAAGTTCATTTATGATTATGCAGATCTAAGCGCTCAGGACTTGGTGCATTTGATGGATGCAGTAGTGAATGCAAAGATAGACCATGCAGATGCATCTCTGTTCTCTGTGAAGCGCATAACAATCGACGGCGGCGCTGTACAGAAGTCGCGAGAGCTGCTTGAAAGGGCGTGCATACCCCATTTTGACCACATGGAAAGCATAGACATAGAGGGCGAGACTGCGCAAAGCCTGCTTGCCGCTTTTGGCATGGAGAGGAATGGTTTGCTTAGGGATGCGAGCGCTGTTCGCATGCCTGAAGAGAATGCAGAAATGCAGCCTATTGAGATAATAAACAGCGTATCCAGCTTTAAGGTCATGAAAAGGTCCACTAAAATCGGGAGCAGGATGGGAAGGCCGGAAAAGGCCAAGGAGCGCCTCATGAAGCCTGCGCCAAACATACTCTACCCAATAGGAGAGTACGGCGGCAAGGAGAGAAGCATCTCAAAGGCCTACGCAATACAGAGCAAAAAATTCGGCAACCCTACAATAAAAGTAGAGATGGCAAGGCACCGGTGCTCAAAGGGCGGGGAATACATAAATTCCTTTTATTGCGAGGAGCACAAGGCAAGGGCTGAGGTCGTAAGGAAATGCAAGATTTGCGGCGCTTTCGGCCCATGGACAAAATGCGAAAAGTGCGGCGGAGACATGTCCGGCAGCGAGCTCAAGGACATAGACATCGTAGCTGAGGTCAACAAGGCTGTTGCCAGGCTTGGAATCGCAACACTGCCAAAACTGGTCAAGGGCGTCAAGGGCCTGTCGAATTTCGATAAGCTTTCCGAGCCGCTTGAAAAAGGGATACTCAGGAGCATCAACGGCGTCTACATATTCAAGGACGGCACGTCTAGATTCGATGCAACCGATGTGCCCATAACCCACTTTTACCCAGAAGAGATAGGCACTGACGTCGAAACGCTTCGCTCACTGGGCTATACAGAGGATTATTCTGGCATGAAGCTTGAAGACAAATCGCAGCTCGTAGAGCTCATGCACCAGGACGTGATTCTGAACAGGCGGGGCGGCGAGTATTTCCTGAAGGTGGCGAATTTCATAGACCAGCTGCTGGAAAAATTCTATGGACTTGAACCGTTTTACAATGCCAAGAATATGGGCGACCTGGTTGGGCAGTATGTAATAACTCTTTCACCGCACACTTCGGCAGGGGTGCTGGCAAGGATCATAGGCTTTACAGACGCAAGCGTTGGCTTTGCGCATCCTTACCTGGTATCTGCAAGGAGGCGCAACTGCGACGGGGACGAAGACACCACAATGCTGCTTGTAGATGCGCTGATAAATTTCTCGAAGCGCTATATGCCAACTACTGTGGGAGGAACGATGGATGCGCCGCTCATACTCACTGTCAACGTCAAGCCTGAGGAGGTGGACGACGAAGTGCATTCGATGGAGGTCGTGGAAAGGTACGGCCTTGATTTCTATGACAAGACGTTTTCTTACCCTGCTCCAGGAGAAGTCAAGGTGGAGGTTGTGGCTGACAGGCTGGGAAAAGATTCCGCTTACAAAGGCATAAATTTCACGCACCTTGCAAGCGCAGAGGCGCTGGTGGATGCACCGAAGCGCAGCAGCTATACTACCCTTAAGAGCATGGTTGAAAAGATCGATGTGCAGTTCAGCCTTATGGACAAGCTTTACAGCATAGACAAGAGGGACACCGCCAGAAGGCTCATATTAAGCCATTTTATACCTGACCTTATGGGCAACCTGCATTCATACTCAAGGCAAGGCTTCAGATGCGTTTCCTGCAATGCGAAGTACAGGAGGGTCCCAATCAAGGGCAAGTGCACAAAATGCGGGGGCAAGCTCCTGCTTACCATATCAAAAGGGAGCATAGAGAAATACCTGAGCACTGCAATGGACCTGGCTGACAGGTATGAGCTGGAGCCCTATATCAAGCAAAGAATAATACTGCTCAAGGAAGAAATAGAATCTGTGTTTGGGAATATAGGCGCGGTCCGCGACCAGAAGCAGTTCAACCTCACGCAGTACCTATGA
- a CDS encoding TIGR00289 family protein yields the protein MIAALFSGGKDSTLALHKASREGSKPDLLITMHSGNPDSYMFHKPNIAFTSMQAEALGIKHIVWFTEGKKEKELEDLERALEENGVKTLVTGAIASTYQKARVDALCKKLGIIHIAPLWGADPVEEITEVASTMTAIITKVAAEGFDQSFLGKVIDARIIDRLLQLNKKYRINVAFEGGEAESFVLDAPMFAKSIEITKAHAVWNGMTGEYVIEDAKLVEKKGHEAHHAHMQ from the coding sequence ATGATTGCAGCATTGTTTAGCGGCGGTAAGGATTCAACGCTCGCACTGCATAAGGCAAGCCGTGAAGGCAGTAAACCAGATTTGCTCATAACAATGCATAGCGGCAACCCAGACAGTTACATGTTCCACAAGCCCAATATAGCATTCACCTCAATGCAAGCAGAAGCCCTCGGAATAAAGCACATTGTATGGTTTACTGAGGGCAAAAAGGAGAAGGAGCTCGAAGACCTTGAAAGAGCACTCGAAGAGAACGGAGTAAAAACACTTGTAACTGGGGCGATAGCGAGCACTTACCAGAAGGCAAGGGTGGATGCACTGTGCAAAAAGCTTGGCATAATACACATAGCGCCTCTCTGGGGCGCAGATCCGGTGGAGGAAATCACCGAGGTAGCGTCAACAATGACTGCAATAATAACCAAGGTAGCGGCCGAAGGGTTCGATCAGTCCTTTCTCGGAAAGGTTATAGATGCAAGGATCATAGACAGGCTGCTGCAGCTAAACAAGAAGTATCGGATAAATGTGGCATTCGAGGGAGGCGAAGCCGAGTCGTTCGTGCTTGACGCACCAATGTTTGCAAAGAGCATTGAGATAACAAAAGCCCACGCAGTCTGGAATGGTATGACAGGCGAGTATGTAATAGAAGACGCGAAACTAGTCGAAAAGAAGGGGCATGAAGCGCACCATGCACACATGCAATAA